The Mesomycoplasma hyopneumoniae J genome contains the following window.
AATTTAAAAAATATTACCAACAAGGTAATCTTTTTTAATTCACTAATAGATGATAATGACAACTAAAAATGCAAAAAGCATTTTATTTTATAGTATTTTTAGTTACCAAGTCTTGATTTTTAAATATTTTAATGTTTAAATTTAGCGATAAATTTATTATAAACTCAAAAACCAAGAAAGCCAAAGCCAAGAATCATAAAAATAAAAAGTGGGATTATTCAATATCAGGTTGTTTTTTTCTGAAAAATATTTTTTGTTTGATCGCCTTTAGCTAAATTTGAAGCATTTAAATTTGGTGAAAAATCTGAATTAAAAACAGTGAGCTCTTTTTTTCCACCAATTTGTGAAGTGCCAGGTTCCAAAATCAATGTGGCCTTATCTAAGTTTGGATTAGCTCGAAAATTGTTAGCAATTTGAGCTAAGTTTTGAATATAAAGATATTTTTTAGCATCAATTTCTTCTGGTAAAAGTAGATTATAGACATGATCCCTTAATGCGTTTTCGAGATTTTGACTATTTTTTGCAACAGAAAAACTAAATTGCGTTGCACGTATTTGACCTAAATTATGAATTTTTGGATTTGTTAAGCTTCCGACAATATTGACTAATTTAATTGTTTTTCCGCCATAAAATTTTTTATTAGAATCTGGCTTTATTTTTAGTTCTAGATCCCAAACTTTATGCGGAATCTGCTCACTTTCTTCTATATTTTTAACTACTTTTTCAACAATTTCATCGAAATTTATGATAATAAAATCAGCATTAAATTTATATTTTTCCTTAGTTCAACTTTTTTCAATTTCATCAAGAATGAATTTTTTTGCTTTTTCAGGATTAGAAACTCCAGCTAAATTTATTCTGCTAATATCAAGTTTTTCAAAGATATTCTGCCATTCTTCAATAATTTCACTTGTTTCTGGCAATTTTCTAAGTAAAATAAATGGCTTTTGCAGAAAAAAATTGTTCTTAAATTCATCTTTTACCTTAAAATTCGCAAAAATCTTATTATCTTCTTCTTCAAGAACTATATCAACTTTATCACCATTTTCTTGAGAATAAAAATAATTGATAATTTCGGCATAATTATTTGTATTTTTTTCGCCACTTAACAGATTAATTTTGTCAAGTTTAAAGTCAATTTTTGTTTTATTTTCATACTGGTCTGTTTCACTAATATTTATATTTTTAAAAGTGAATTTACCATCATTTTTACCTAATAATCCATTTTTTTTCTCATTTTTATTTATAATATTTATTTCAAAATTAAAAGTTCCATCTTGATTCTCAATAATATTTTCAATTTTTAGCTCATTACCAGCAATTTCATCAATATCACGGATCATTATTTTTAATAAATCAGCCTGCATTTCCGGATTAATTTCTAAAATTGTATTATTTTTTCCAAGTTTAAATTTTGAATTTTGTGAATTTCCTATTATTTTTTTCTTTTTAATCGCTGAAATGATCCGATTTTTTATTAAATTACTTGAGTCTAATTTAGCATTAATTTTTTTAATTGCTTGTTTTTTAACTAAATTCTCAATGAAATTACGCCAATAAAGCAGGATTTTTTCATAAGATAATTTTTTAATATCATCTCAGGACATTTTTTGCAGCATTAAATTTTGTGATAAAATTTGTCCTACTTTTGATTCCCAAAACGGAATAATTGCTTTATTTGGAAAAATTTGACTAAAAAGTTGGGAATTTGAGTTCTCGCCAATCGCAACTATTTTATATGAAGATGTTCCCTTTTCAAAATTTGAACTAAAAAGTCAAATTCCTGAATTTGAAAAGTATTTATTTGTACTATTTGTAATATCAAATTTTTCTGATTTATGATCTTTTTTGCTTAAAAGTTCAAATTTTTCGTGATTATTAGGGTTAATTTTATATCTATATGATGAAATTTTTTCATTTTCAACTGCAGAATTTAAGGTTATATTCGCTCCTTTTCCACTAACACTTCCTTCAGCAATAAAGCCAAAATCTGCATTAAAACCTGATTTTAAACGTGAAACCTCACTTGGAAGCTGGGCAAAATTACTATTTTCTGGCAAGGAATCAAAATTATTGCCAGTTGAAACTCAAAGAATTTCCTTCTTAGTGCCAGTTTCCTTATCAATTAATGGGTCAAATTTAGGGTTTTTTATTTTAAGGCCTAATTGATCATATACTAGATTTCCAGATGCATCTTTTAGATAAGGTTCAATTAATTTTTGTTGTTCTTTATTATTTTGTGGATCTCATGCAAACCACTTAATATCCATTATTGAATTGGCCGCTTTGATTACAAATTCAATTTCATAGACCGCTATTATTTTGGAATTATCCTGTGTTTTATCACTTTTTTCAAATTTTTTTATTTCAACTTTGTACTTATTTATTGCGTTTTTTTTATCTTTTTGGTCTAGTCTTAGATCTTCAAGTTCATAATTGAAATTACGATCAAGGACATCAATTGGCTTATCATTTACATATAATATTTCATTTTCTTTTTCATCTGCAAAAAAATTTAATTTAATTTTATCATGATATTCCCATTTTCCACCATAAATATAGTCAAAATTTTGCTTTCTTTCCTTATTTTTTGCTTTTAATATTTCAATTGGTTTATCAATTTTTGGTGTATAATCCTTTTGTTCATAAATTTTTCCGGGAATTATTGTTAGCCTTTCTCAAAATTTATCTTGATTTTCAACTATATTTGTTAAAAAATTAATATTTACATTATCTTTTAGTTTAAAATCATAGTAATTTTTATCGTCTGGGTGTTGGAAATGCAGTAAAAATTCGATTTTTGTATCACTTTTGATATTAAATTTCAGTGATGAATTATATTTTTTTTGATCTTTGAATAATAATTTTGAATACTCTTCGGTTTTTTTTTGAATCTCTCCAAGTATTTCTGATTTTGGATTTAGAGAAAAATTCCGAATTCCATTACCATTTTCATCATTAGTACTAACAGGTAAAATAATTTTGTTATTATTAAGAACTTCATTATCAAATTTTTTTCTTAGACCACCTAAATATTCTTTAAGTTCAGTATTTAATTTTAAAACCGGTTTTTGATATTGATAGTTAAATTTAAAATTTATCGCAAAATCCTTTATTTCATTTTCCATTATTTCAAAACCAATTCGATAAACTATGTTTGAAATTCGAAAATTATTAGCTCCAAAATTTTTTTCAAGTCTACTAAATTTTTCTTTTATGTCTTTATTCAAACTTTCTGATATATCAAATTCGTATTTTATATTTGTACTTTTTCTAATTCCTGCAACTATTAGGGAAATTCGATCAAAAATTGACTTATCATATTCACCATAAAGATTAAAAATTGTTTCCTGTTTTCAGTTTCTAAATTTTTTTTCATCTCTATAAAATTGTCAATTACGACAATTTTCTAAATTAGGGCAATATTCAAGTGCATATTTTTCTTGGCTAATTTCGGGTTTTGAACCGGGTAAATAAATTTTATTTGCTATTTGTTTATCAAATCAGTATGATTCTAGTTTACGAACTTCCTTGCTTTTGTTATAGTTTTTATCCTTAATTCACTCAAAATATACTGAATTTGCATTTCTATCAACTTCAAAATTTCTAATTACTGCTGTAAAACTTGCAGATTCTGATTTTGTAACTGGATTTACTAATTCATTAATTTCAAAATAATCATTATTTTTTTGAAAGCTAATTGATAAAAAAGGCAACGGAATTACCGCAGCAGTTAAAAAAAATGGTAATTTTTTTATCATTAATTTTCCTCCTTATTTGATTTATCTCCTTTATCAAAAAATAATTTTTTCTCCATTTTGTTAAAATAACCTGAGCAAATATAACGGTCATTTAGGTTTGAAGAAAAAATAAATTCGCCAATTTGAGAAAGAGCAATAAATTTTTTCTCTTCATTAGTAAGTCCGCCTGAGGAAGAAAAAAGTTTGTCAACTTTTTCAATATCATTGCTCTTTAGGTTAAAAAAGAAAGCATATTGGCAGTTTTCAATAATTGCCTCAGATTTTCTAGCAGCTTCACCACTAATTGCAAAATCACCCGGATTTTGCGTAGTAATTATTAAAGAACCGTTGTATTTCCGGATAGTTTTTGCAATTTTGAATAAAAAATCAAGGGCAATTGTATTGGATTCGTCAATAAAACGGTGTGCTTCATCGACAATTAATACAATTTTTTGGTTTTTATAGAAATTAGTTGCAATTTTTCCTTCAATAAATGATAAAACAAGAAAAAAAGCAGATTGGTAAATTCGTTTTTCCAGGTGCATCAAAGTCGAGACATTAAAAATTACCAATCCACGTGAGATA
Protein-coding sequences here:
- a CDS encoding Mbov_0399 family ICE element protein encodes the protein MIKKLPFFLTAAVIPLPFLSISFQKNNDYFEINELVNPVTKSESASFTAVIRNFEVDRNANSVYFEWIKDKNYNKSKEVRKLESYWFDKQIANKIYLPGSKPEISQEKYALEYCPNLENCRNWQFYRDEKKFRNWKQETIFNLYGEYDKSIFDRISLIVAGIRKSTNIKYEFDISESLNKDIKEKFSRLEKNFGANNFRISNIVYRIGFEIMENEIKDFAINFKFNYQYQKPVLKLNTELKEYLGGLRKKFDNEVLNNNKIILPVSTNDENGNGIRNFSLNPKSEILGEIQKKTEEYSKLLFKDQKKYNSSLKFNIKSDTKIEFLLHFQHPDDKNYYDFKLKDNVNINFLTNIVENQDKFWERLTIIPGKIYEQKDYTPKIDKPIEILKAKNKERKQNFDYIYGGKWEYHDKIKLNFFADEKENEILYVNDKPIDVLDRNFNYELEDLRLDQKDKKNAINKYKVEIKKFEKSDKTQDNSKIIAVYEIEFVIKAANSIMDIKWFAWDPQNNKEQQKLIEPYLKDASGNLVYDQLGLKIKNPKFDPLIDKETGTKKEILWVSTGNNFDSLPENSNFAQLPSEVSRLKSGFNADFGFIAEGSVSGKGANITLNSAVENEKISSYRYKINPNNHEKFELLSKKDHKSEKFDITNSTNKYFSNSGIWLFSSNFEKGTSSYKIVAIGENSNSQLFSQIFPNKAIIPFWESKVGQILSQNLMLQKMSWDDIKKLSYEKILLYWRNFIENLVKKQAIKKINAKLDSSNLIKNRIISAIKKKKIIGNSQNSKFKLGKNNTILEINPEMQADLLKIMIRDIDEIAGNELKIENIIENQDGTFNFEINIINKNEKKNGLLGKNDGKFTFKNINISETDQYENKTKIDFKLDKINLLSGEKNTNNYAEIINYFYSQENGDKVDIVLEEEDNKIFANFKVKDEFKNNFFLQKPFILLRKLPETSEIIEEWQNIFEKLDISRINLAGVSNPEKAKKFILDEIEKSWTKEKYKFNADFIIINFDEIVEKVVKNIEESEQIPHKVWDLELKIKPDSNKKFYGGKTIKLVNIVGSLTNPKIHNLGQIRATQFSFSVAKNSQNLENALRDHVYNLLLPEEIDAKKYLYIQNLAQIANNFRANPNLDKATLILEPGTSQIGGKKELTVFNSDFSPNLNASNLAKGDQTKNIFQKKTTWYWIIPLFIFMILGFGFLGFWVYNKFIAKFKH